AAAGGTGAAAACTGACATCACTCAAATGACTGTTGTGCACAACCAACTACTTGAAGAAAATTCAAAGTTGAAATCAGAAGTAGCAGAGTTGAAGTGCTCTATTTTGGACCAATTTGAAGCTGGCTTCGCCAAGGCGATAAAGCGAATTTCCTTCCTCAACCCTGAACTGGCTATCAACTTCAACGGTTCCAATCCATACGCCCGCATTGTGGATGGTAAACTAATTGGTCCGGACaatgtagaagaagaagaaggagaggaggaaggagaagaagaagaaaagaacgaAGAAGAGCATGCCAACAACAAAGAAGGCGAaggagaaaataattaaattccaAATCTTGTAGCGTCTTCTCTTTCTTGTGCTGTGTCAAAGATCTTAACTTTTTCTGCTTTCATGCTTTCCTTTTATCCTCCTCATGTATGTCCTTCGCTTGAACGCTGAAAAAATTATCTAAGTCTTTTGTTCATCAATGACTCATCCTGCATCATTTACCCAATCTTGGCAAAACTTCTCCAACTTTATACCGTAATCTAAACTTAATATCATATCTACCAATGCTAATAAAATTATTCCACCCAAAACAATGAAAATGAATAACATAAATCATTTACTATTTTTCTGAGATAACTATCAATAActtcagatatcaacaattcATAGATATAATTTAATAGAATTGTCATACACTAACCTTTGTATCGAGTTTATTCCACCTTTCTTTACTGTATATAGTAAAGTGTTGCCTAAGCAAATCCCAataatttttggaaaattttatATCAATCAACTATTCTTTGAATCATAAGGCTTTTGCATATATAACTTAATCAAAATTTTCACTCTTTTGACTTAGTTGTTCGTTGAATCAAAGCCACCCTGTTTGATTCGATTAtttgctcgcgtggagacttgtgcttaatttggacaagcttaaatccaacttaaggttgtgcttatgaattcgtggtcaaatgctctagttttaagagacttatTCTTTCTCAATTGACTGgcatcgcccaattgatagacctaagttgaTGCGTTTCTAATCACGAAACAGAATAAAATGTTGTACACTTGAACATTTTacaaaaggttatgcctcgttaaaaactctcccgcctggggtagagaaaagagtgcatacttgttattcattaatatatgatgcctcattaaaaactctcccttccgggtagagaaaagagcacACCACACTTAGTCTTACACacacaaacatagtcttaaacaaCAAGGAGAACAAACATAGTCTTCAACACACATAAACTGAAACAAACTATACAAACATCACACAAACTGAAAGAACACCTTGCACATCAACTGTAATAGTAATGAAGATGCTGCGCATTCCAAGCTCTCGACACCCTTCGCCCTGACAATTcttccaaatgatacgccccttggCCCAATTCTCGTAAAATtctgtaaggtccttcccaatttggTGACAGCTTTGAATCATCAGGCCCCTTTGCTTTTCTTTTCAGCACTAGATCGCCCACTTCCATCTGCCTTGGTACCACTCTTGAATTGTAACGCCTTTCTGACCTTTGCTTTACCATGGCTTGTCGCAATCGAACTTCCGCCTGTAGCAGCCAAATTTAAATCAAACAGTCTATTCATATCATTATGCTCTTCATTATAAGTTGCCACCCTAAATGTCACATCTTGCACTTCCACTGGAATCATTGCATCGACCCCATAAGTTAACTTGAAAGGTGATTCACCAGTTGTAGATTGTGGTGTcgtattgtacgcccaaataACTATGATCAACTCATCAGCCCATAATCCTTTTGCTTCGCCCAATCGCTTCTTGATTCCATTCAGAATTACTATATTAGCAGATTCCACTTGCCCATTTGATTGTGGATGCTCAACTGAGGCAAAACGCATCTCAATacccatttctgcacaaaaaTTCTTCACGCTCCTGCTAGTAAATTGCGTTCCATTAATGAGATAATTGTAGCCAGTATGCCAAATCTGCAAATTAACTTTCTCCAGTAAAACTTCTTGACTTTTTCTGTTGTTATCTTTGCCATTGACTCtgcttcaatccatttagtaaaATAATCAACTACAACTAACACGAATCTGATTTGTGATCCTGTTGGAGTAAAAGGTCCCAGAATATCCacgccccacattgcaaatggccatgaTGAAATCATTGAACTTAAAACTTCAGGCGGTGCTCTGTGTAAATCCGCATATATCTGGAATTTCTCACACTTCTTTGCATATTCCATACAATCTGTCCTTAGtgtcggccaataaaatcctacTCTTAacactttcgccgccaaagatcttccgCTTCATGACTCGCACAAACCCCTTCATGTACCTCAAACATAATCCTTTCAGCTTCCTCCTTTGAAACACACCTCAGCAATGGAATCCCTACCCCTCTCCTGTACAATTGATCGCCCAGAAGAGTATAATGACTTGCTTCACGAATCTGATCTTTAGTGAACAAAAGTAAATCAGTTCCCTCTGCTTCCAAACACATCTTGATTCGGCCCATCCAATTTTGATCTATTACCCTTGAAATCACCATAACTTCATCATTCTCAATACTTGGGTTGTTTAAAACTTCCTGAATCATTGACTTGTTATTCCCTTGCTTTTTGGTACTTGCCAATTTTGACAATATGTCAGCCCTCGTATTCTCCTCTCGCGGAACATGATTAATCTGCACTTTGTCTACCTGTTTCATCAAATTCTGAGCCTTCACTAAGTACTTGGCCAATTGTACATCTTTTGCTTGATACTCCCCTTGAATCTGCCTGGAAACTATCTGCGAATCTGTTTTGATTATAATACTTTGTACGCCCATTTCAATCGCCAGTCTCAATCCTGCAATTATGgcctcatactctgcctgattgtTACTTGctttaaaaattaaacttgagtgactgctcaatTGTTACGCCTCCTGGTCCTTCTAAGATCACTCCTGCACCACTGCCCTTGACATTGGACGAACCATCAACTGACAAACTTCATTCACCTGGttcttcatttctttcttctggagacatttcattaacaaaatctaTTAAAGCTTGTGCTTTGACTAGCCCTTTTTTCTCAAACGAAATTCCAAACTCCGATAGCTCAACAACCCATGAAACCATTCTTCCCGCTAAATCAGGCTTTTGTAACACTTGGCGAAGAGGTAATTCAGTTTTGACTACAACTGGAAAGCCttgaaagtaaggtcttaatttcctggcggatatgatCAAGGCTAAAGcaacattttctattttttggtaTCTTACTTCTGCTCCTTGGAGAGCaagactcacaaaatatatgattctCAAATCATCTTTAATTTCTTGCAGTAAAACTGAACTAATGGCGTTATCAGATATTGAAATAAACATTGACAGCGAAATACCTGgcattggttttgacaaaaTTGGTGGACTGGACAAGTGTTTCTTTAAATCTTGAAATGCCACTTcacattcctctgtccactgaaacgcCTTGTTCTTTCTCAAGCATTGGAAAAATGGAGCTGATTTGTTTCCAGAACACGGCAAGAACCTTGCTAAAGCTGCAATTCTCCCAGTCAATTTCTGCACATCCTTCACTGAAGTAGGACTCTACATTTCGAGAATGGCTTTACACTTATCAGGGTTTGCTTCAATTCCTCTCCTTGTGATCATAAagccaaaaaattttccactttGAATCCCAAACGAACACTTTTCTGAACTAAGTCGCATATTATGCTTCCTGAGTTCACCAAAAGCTTCCTTCAGATCTGAACAGTGTGCTAACATTTCATCTGACTTAAccaccatatcatccacataaatttccATGTTTCGCCCCACCTGTTTATCAAAAACTTTATCCATCAACCTCTGATAAGTTCCACCTGCATTTTTGAGTccaaacggcatagtctgataacaatagttcgcctgattcgTCATGAAAGTTGTTTTCTCCTCATCAGGTCCATACattctgatttgatgatatcctGAATATGCATCGATGAGACTGAGCATACCAAATCCAGACGCTCTATCCACAAGTTTATCAATGTTTGGCAAATGATAAGAATCATTTGGACAATGCTTGTTCATATCTGTGTAATCAGTGCACATCCTccactttccattagcctttttcaccataacaacatttGCCAACCAAGTTGGATACTTTACTTCTCTGATGAATCCAGCCTCTAACAATTTATTAGTTTCCACTTTCACAGCTTCTGCTTTCTCTTCGCCCATCTTCCTCTTGAACTGAACAATTGGCTTCGCCCCAGGATTTAAAGCTAGTTTATGACAAATAAATTCCGGATCAATCCCAGGGAGATCTTTCgcactccatgcaaacaaatccatGTTCTCCGCCAGAAGCTTAACTAATCTGTCCTCTTAACTCACTGTTAAGCTGACGCCTACTTTCAAATTTCTTTCACCAATCACTACAACCTTAGTCTCCTTCTCTGAAGTCATCTTATATTCCTGAAATCTATCACGAGGATCCAAACTCACTTCATTTTGATTAACATTCACCTCATATACTCGATGTCCTTCTTTCACAGCTTTCTTTCCCATATGACCGTACTGCTTGAAACTTTCTGAATAACATTTTCGAGCTACAACCTGATCAGCCTTTAGAACTCCTACACCTCCTGTACTTAATGGATATTTGTTTGTCAAATGTCTGGTAAAAATAATCGCCCCAAGTCTGTTTAATGATGGTCTCCCAATAAGCACGTTATAGGGCGAAGTACACTTTACCACCAGGAATTTAATGGCAAATGCCTCCGCATTCTTCCCTTCACCAAAAACTGTATTCAGCTCCACATATCCTCTGACAAAAACTTTCTCTCCGGAAAAGCCTACTAACGATCCATCATAAGGTAACAAATCCGACTCTGTTAAACCCAACTTCTCAAAAGCATCCCCATAAATCAAGTCGGTTGAACTGCCCTGGTCTAACAATACCCTTTCAATTTCATACTATGCTATCCTTAAcattaccacaattggatcatCCTCATGAGGTTGAACGCCCTCAAAATCTCTTGCATTGAAGGTAATATCTGGCTGATTGATtccccaacttccccaatcattAGAATAAACTGCGTTAATAGAGTGAACATACCCTCTTTCGAGCTGAATTAGTTGTTCCCCCTccacgaaatccaccaaaaatagaatgaattcggCCCTTTGATTTTCCCTCTGTCTGCTTCTTCTGCTCTTCATTCTCAATTTCTTTCCCTTCATCAGTGCGCCTCACTGAAGTTCCTGCCTCCTCCGAGTTGTTACGCCCCGATAGTTGTTTCATGCATCCCGCTTTTATTAATGCTTCTATCTCTTTTCGCAAAGTGAAACAATCATCAATGTTGTGTCCTGAAATCCTATGGTACTCACACCATTTTGTCTTATCCACGTGGCCCGGTGGCGGTTTCGGTTGTCTTGGAAAACGAATGACGTTCGCCTCTAAGcacgtgtgcaaagcttcagttaaattaaccgccaaaggtaTCACACGATCATTTTGATTTCTAGTCCACGTCATAGAATGTCCATACCCACGAGTGCCATACGATACTCACACCATTTTAAAATTGGAACGGTTATCTTGACGATTGTCAAAATGGTTCCGGTTATTATGCCCTCTATCTTCATGCTCAACTGCTCCCTTTGAACGCTGAT
This is a stretch of genomic DNA from Lotus japonicus ecotype B-129 chromosome 1, LjGifu_v1.2. It encodes these proteins:
- the LOC130724171 gene encoding uncharacterized protein LOC130724171; the encoded protein is MTWTRNQNDRVIPLAVNLTEALHTCLEANVIRFPRQPKPPPGHVDKTKWCEYHRISGHNIDDCFTLRKEIEALIKAGCMKQLSGRNNSEEAGTSVRRTDEGKEIENEEQKKQTEGKSKGRIHSIFGGFRGGGTTNSARKRPDITFNARDFEGVQPHEDDPIVGSSTDLIYGDAFEKLGLTESDLLPYDGSLVGFSGEKVFVRGYVELNTVFGEGKNAEAFAIKFLVVKCTSPYNVLIGRPSLNRLGAIIFTRHLTNKYPLSTGGVGVLKADQVVARKCYSESFKQYGHMGKKAVKEGHRVYEVNVNQNEVSLDPRDRFQEYKMTSEKETKVVVIGERNLKVGVSLTVS